The sequence GCGGCAGGTTGATGTAGAAGCTCCAGCGCCAGCCGAGGTGGTCGGTGATGGCGCCGCCGACCAGCGGTCCGCCGATCATGGCTATGGCCATCACGCCGGCCATCATCCCCTGGTACTTGCCGCGCTCCCGGGGCGGCACGAGATCGCCGATGATCGCCATGACGCCGACCATCAGGCCGCCCGCACCGAGCCCCTGCACCGCGCGGAAGCCGATCAGCTGGCTCATGTCCTGGGCCATGCCGCTCAGGACCGAACCGATCAGGAAGACCACGATGGCCGTGAGGAAGACGCCCTTGCGGCCGTACAGGTCGCCGAGCTTGCCCCAGATGGGGGTGGAGACGGCGGTCGTCAGGGTGTAGGCGGTGACCACCCAGGACAGGTGCTCCATGCCTCCGAGGTCACCGACGATCGTGGGCATGGCGGTGCCGACGATCATGTTGTCGAGCATGGCGAGCAGCATCGCGATCATCAGGGCGAGTATCACCACCCGGACGCTGCGTGGCTCAGGCTCCCGTTTTCCGTCCGTCCGCCCCGCAGACGCCTTGCTCAGCTCCGCCATGGTCCCCACTCCCCTGTTTCCCCGGTACACCGAGCACTTACTTGCCGCCCGGCTAGTTGACTAGACTGGGAACGTAGACCCGCAACTAGCCGGGCGTCAAGTAAGTACTGGGAGAGCACGATGGGCATGGACAGTGCGCCGCAACCGCGCCGGGGCAACACGCGCCAGCGCATTCAGGACATCGCCCTGGAGCTCTTCGCCGAGCAGGGGTACGAGAAGACCTCGCTGCGCGAGATCGCCGAACACCTGGACGTCACCAAGGCCGCGTTGTACTACCACTTCAAGACCAAGGAAGACATCCTCAAGAGCATCTTCGAGGACCTCAACCGGCCCGTCGAAGAGCTGATCGCCTGGGGCGAGACGCAGCCGCGCACCCTGGAGACGAAGAAGGAGATCCTGACCCGCTACAGCGAGGCACTGGCCGGCGCGGCCCCGCTCTTCCGCTTCATGCAGGAGAACCAGGCGACCGTTCGCGACCTGAGCATCGGCCACACGATCAAGGGCCGGATCCTGACCCTGGTGGGCCTCATCCGGGAGAACGACGCACCGCT is a genomic window of Streptomyces sp. NBC_01237 containing:
- a CDS encoding TetR/AcrR family transcriptional regulator gives rise to the protein MDSAPQPRRGNTRQRIQDIALELFAEQGYEKTSLREIAEHLDVTKAALYYHFKTKEDILKSIFEDLNRPVEELIAWGETQPRTLETKKEILTRYSEALAGAAPLFRFMQENQATVRDLSIGHTIKGRILTLVGLIRENDAPLTDQVRCFSALFTLHAGMFGMNDVDGDPEDKRKAVLEVAVELVTRAHDPGAGSGAPGA